One stretch of Comamonas testosteroni DNA includes these proteins:
- a CDS encoding polyhydroxyalkanoate depolymerase: protein MLYQIYEMQRAMVEPFADFAQAASKFYNNPHSVFSQVPIAQRMAAGFNLMYRLGKDYEKPEFDLHNVEVNGVDVTIRERVEVDKPFCELRRFKRFSDDPETLDLMLSQPVVLIVAPLSGHYATLLRDTVQSMLGGHKVYITDWKNARTVPLSEGEFHLDDYVNYVQEFIRYLQGRYGQCHVVSVCQPTVPVLAAVSLMASRGEVTPLSMTMMGGPIDARRSPTAVNNLAETRSYEWFENNVIYEVPNNYPGAGRRVYPGFLQYSGFVAMNPDRHANSHYDYFKDLIKGDEASAEHHRKFYDEYNAVLDMDADYYLETIATVFQEYKLVKGTWEVRNEQGKTELVRPQDIKNTALLTVEGELDDISGAGQTRAAHDLCTGIAAEARHHIEVQGAGHYGIFSGSRWRKTVYPQVRDFILAHQPPSATAASAAGHLSSVSDDGAELESSEAHADKSAKAVKTGQNSAPAQKGREAHRARA from the coding sequence ATGCTCTATCAGATCTACGAAATGCAACGCGCAATGGTCGAGCCATTTGCAGACTTTGCCCAGGCCGCCTCCAAGTTCTACAACAACCCTCATTCGGTCTTCAGCCAGGTGCCCATCGCCCAGCGCATGGCTGCGGGCTTCAACCTCATGTATCGCCTGGGCAAGGACTACGAAAAGCCCGAGTTCGATCTGCATAACGTCGAAGTCAACGGCGTGGATGTCACCATTCGCGAGCGCGTGGAGGTCGACAAGCCGTTTTGTGAGCTGCGCCGCTTCAAGCGCTTCTCCGATGATCCAGAAACACTGGATCTCATGCTCAGCCAGCCCGTGGTGTTGATCGTCGCCCCGCTCTCGGGCCACTATGCCACCTTGCTGCGCGACACCGTGCAAAGCATGCTCGGAGGTCATAAGGTCTATATCACAGACTGGAAGAATGCCCGCACCGTGCCGCTGTCCGAGGGCGAGTTCCATCTGGACGACTATGTGAACTATGTGCAGGAATTCATTCGCTATCTGCAAGGGCGCTATGGTCAGTGTCATGTGGTCAGCGTCTGCCAGCCGACGGTGCCGGTGCTGGCGGCGGTCTCTCTGATGGCCAGCCGTGGCGAAGTCACACCGCTGTCCATGACCATGATGGGCGGTCCCATCGATGCGCGCCGCTCGCCGACGGCCGTGAACAACCTGGCCGAAACCCGCAGCTACGAGTGGTTCGAGAACAACGTCATTTACGAAGTACCGAACAATTACCCCGGTGCCGGCCGTCGCGTCTACCCCGGCTTTCTGCAGTACTCGGGCTTTGTGGCCATGAATCCCGACCGCCACGCCAACAGCCATTACGACTATTTCAAGGACCTGATCAAGGGTGATGAAGCCAGCGCCGAGCATCACCGCAAGTTCTATGACGAGTACAACGCCGTGCTGGACATGGACGCAGACTACTACCTGGAAACCATCGCCACAGTGTTTCAGGAGTACAAGCTGGTCAAGGGCACCTGGGAAGTCAGGAACGAGCAAGGCAAGACCGAACTGGTGCGTCCGCAGGACATCAAGAACACCGCCTTGCTGACGGTGGAAGGCGAGCTGGACGATATTTCGGGCGCCGGCCAAACCCGCGCCGCCCATGATCTATGCACTGGCATCGCTGCCGAGGCGCGCCACCATATCGAAGTGCAAGGCGCAGGGCATTACGGCATCTTCAGTGGCAGCCGCTGGCGCAAGACCGTCTACCCGCAAGTACGCGACTTCATCCTGGCACATCAGCCCCCAAGTGCCACCGCCGCCAGCGCCGCAGGCCATCTGAGCAGCGTCAGCGACGACGGCGCAGAGCTGGAAAGCAGCGAGGCTCATGCAGACAAGTCTGCCAAGGCGGTAAAAACAGGTCAAAATAGCGCCCCTGCCCAGAAAGGACGCGAGGCCCATCGCGCCAGGGCGTAA
- the rsxB gene encoding electron transport complex subunit RsxB, with translation MSAASSLQALAANIDAALPQTQCTRCGYPDCASYAEAIASGEAAINQCPPGGQEGVRRLATITGRLELPLNAENGLEAPRTLAVIDEAWCIGCTLCIKACPTDAILGANKRMHTVIAEHCTGCELCIPACPVDCIELVNASAEATGWSAWSTAQADHARSRYGAHLLRTGRKANAPVRTTAQTPAEETGAQADTPSAPTTDKKATLAAILAKAKAQRAGA, from the coding sequence ATGTCCGCAGCCTCTTCGCTTCAAGCATTGGCTGCGAACATTGATGCAGCCCTGCCCCAGACACAGTGCACTCGCTGCGGCTACCCCGACTGCGCGTCCTATGCCGAGGCCATTGCCAGCGGAGAAGCCGCCATCAATCAATGCCCGCCAGGCGGCCAGGAAGGCGTTCGCCGTCTGGCTACCATCACTGGCAGGCTGGAGTTGCCGCTCAACGCCGAAAACGGCCTGGAAGCACCTCGCACCCTGGCCGTGATAGACGAGGCCTGGTGCATAGGCTGCACACTGTGCATCAAGGCCTGCCCTACCGATGCGATTCTGGGCGCCAACAAGCGCATGCATACCGTGATTGCCGAACATTGCACGGGCTGCGAGCTGTGCATTCCTGCCTGCCCCGTAGATTGCATAGAGCTGGTCAACGCCAGCGCTGAAGCCACAGGCTGGTCCGCCTGGAGTACTGCGCAGGCCGACCATGCCCGCAGCCGCTATGGCGCGCATTTGCTGCGTACGGGTCGCAAGGCCAACGCGCCGGTACGCACCACGGCACAAACCCCAGCTGAAGAAACTGGCGCTCAAGCCGACACACCGTCAGCGCCCACCACAGACAAAAAGGCCACGCTTGCCGCCATTCTGGCCAAGGCCAAAGCCCAGCGCGCAGGAGCCTGA
- a CDS encoding methyl-accepting chemotaxis protein: MQKRILPDKKNRVRVRNSGLPWLGLPWLLAGPVLPVLGLNGTWLLGWLLLWGLGVLLWVGALHRSWQQQWLDMQLALEKVAHGDLSLGVAGEPQQGVSASSLTKSMVHALSAMVADVRSNAALVAQAGQSMVKDHQALSERTEMQASNLAQTVVSVEQLTAAVEHNAQVSKAAHSRADGVCAAADQGAQAMQHAVQSVELIERNAGRMREIIGVIDGIAFQTNILALNAAVEAARAGEQGRGFAVVASEVRTLAQRSAEAAKEIRLLIGETVQQVTQSTQQLRSAGEEIQGGTRAIHDVVAHMGTLADTASSQSSGLQEISNAVRQIDGITQHNAQMVGQALQQAQELQLRARHLSDAVSRFRLQQGTAEEAVALVNATMRQARSSPSVASLLQTVTDPSQPFHDRDMYVFALSSEGEYRAFGGNPAKVGLRVQDVPGIDGNSLMADIMAQAELRPGWVEYDYINPSNQQVQTKMSYVCKHAGLYWGCGVYKSLISA; encoded by the coding sequence ATGCAAAAGCGCATCTTGCCCGACAAAAAAAACCGCGTACGAGTGAGGAATTCCGGACTGCCGTGGTTGGGGCTGCCATGGTTGCTGGCGGGGCCTGTTTTGCCAGTGCTGGGCCTGAACGGAACATGGCTGCTGGGTTGGTTGCTGCTGTGGGGCCTGGGAGTGCTGTTATGGGTCGGTGCTCTTCACAGAAGCTGGCAGCAGCAGTGGCTGGACATGCAGCTTGCGCTTGAAAAAGTCGCTCATGGAGACCTGAGTCTTGGCGTTGCCGGAGAGCCGCAACAAGGGGTATCCGCATCAAGCCTCACCAAGTCCATGGTGCATGCGCTGTCGGCCATGGTGGCCGATGTTCGCAGCAACGCTGCCCTGGTGGCCCAGGCAGGACAAAGCATGGTCAAGGATCATCAGGCCTTGTCTGAACGAACCGAGATGCAGGCGAGCAATCTGGCGCAGACGGTGGTCAGTGTCGAGCAACTCACCGCAGCGGTTGAGCACAATGCGCAAGTGAGCAAGGCAGCACATTCCCGCGCTGATGGCGTTTGTGCCGCTGCCGATCAGGGCGCCCAAGCCATGCAGCATGCGGTGCAGTCGGTGGAGCTGATCGAGCGCAATGCCGGGCGTATGCGGGAAATCATTGGCGTGATTGACGGCATCGCATTCCAGACCAATATTCTTGCCTTGAATGCAGCGGTGGAGGCTGCCAGGGCCGGTGAACAGGGGCGTGGCTTTGCCGTGGTGGCCAGTGAGGTGCGGACGCTGGCCCAGCGCAGCGCCGAAGCAGCCAAGGAGATTCGGCTGCTGATCGGCGAGACCGTTCAGCAGGTCACTCAAAGCACGCAGCAGCTACGTAGTGCAGGCGAGGAGATCCAGGGGGGGACGCGGGCCATTCACGATGTGGTCGCCCATATGGGGACGCTTGCGGACACGGCCAGCAGCCAGAGCTCGGGTCTTCAGGAAATCAGCAATGCCGTGCGTCAGATCGATGGAATCACCCAGCACAACGCGCAGATGGTAGGTCAGGCGCTTCAGCAGGCGCAGGAGTTACAGCTGCGCGCCCGGCATCTGTCGGATGCGGTGTCGCGCTTCAGGTTGCAGCAGGGCACGGCCGAGGAGGCGGTGGCTCTGGTGAATGCGACCATGAGACAAGCCAGAAGCTCGCCCAGTGTTGCCAGCCTGCTGCAGACCGTCACCGATCCTTCGCAGCCATTCCACGACCGCGACATGTATGTGTTTGCCTTGTCTTCTGAGGGCGAGTACCGGGCCTTCGGCGGTAATCCGGCCAAAGTGGGGCTGCGCGTTCAGGATGTGCCCGGCATTGATGGCAATAGCCTGATGGCCGACATCATGGCCCAGGCCGAGCTTCGTCCGGGCTGGGTGGAATACGATTACATCAACCCCAGCAACCAGCAGGTGCAGACCAAGATGTCCTATGTCTGCAAGCATGCAGGCCTGTACTGGGGCTGCGGTGTCTACAAGAGCCTGATCAGTGCCTAA
- the dapC gene encoding succinyldiaminopimelate transaminase gives MNPLLSRLQPYPFERLRQLFASARPPEGLRPISLGIGEPRHATPAFIEKALSSELQGLSVYPATAGLPALRQACAKWANQRYGIELNAATQVLPVNGSREALFAFTQVVVDNTKAGARVICPNPFYQIYEGATLLAGATPYYAASDAARNFAVNWDAVPEEVWQHTQLIFVCSPGNPTGAVMPLGEWEKLFALSDKHGFVIASDECYSEIYFQEEAPLGGLEAAQKLGRHDFKNLVMFTSLSKRSNVPGLRSGFVAGDAALLKSFLLYRTYHGGAMSPVVQTASIAAWGDEAHVQENRRLYREKFAQVTPVLSRVMDVKLPDASFYLWAGIPPELGMDDAQFAKELYIHTGVTVLPGSYLAREAQGFNPGANRIRMALVAETAECLEAAQRIAQFIESRTR, from the coding sequence ATGAACCCCCTGCTCTCTCGCTTACAGCCTTATCCGTTTGAACGTCTTCGCCAACTGTTTGCCTCGGCTCGGCCACCTGAAGGCCTGCGCCCTATCAGTCTGGGCATCGGAGAGCCACGCCATGCCACGCCAGCGTTCATTGAAAAAGCATTGAGCAGCGAACTACAGGGCTTGTCCGTTTACCCTGCCACCGCCGGTCTGCCGGCCTTGCGCCAGGCCTGTGCGAAATGGGCCAACCAGCGCTACGGCATCGAGTTGAATGCTGCAACTCAGGTTCTGCCCGTCAATGGCTCGCGTGAGGCACTGTTTGCCTTCACCCAGGTCGTGGTGGACAACACCAAGGCCGGTGCACGCGTCATCTGCCCCAACCCCTTCTATCAAATCTACGAAGGCGCGACTCTGCTGGCCGGAGCCACCCCCTATTACGCCGCCAGCGATGCCGCGCGCAACTTTGCCGTGAACTGGGATGCAGTGCCCGAGGAGGTATGGCAACACACACAGCTGATTTTTGTGTGTTCGCCCGGCAATCCCACAGGCGCCGTGATGCCGCTCGGCGAATGGGAGAAGCTGTTTGCCCTGTCCGACAAGCATGGCTTCGTGATTGCCAGCGACGAGTGCTACAGCGAGATCTACTTTCAGGAAGAAGCCCCACTGGGCGGTCTGGAAGCCGCCCAAAAGCTGGGCCGCCATGACTTCAAGAATCTGGTGATGTTCACCAGCCTGTCCAAGCGCAGCAATGTTCCCGGACTGCGCAGTGGCTTTGTAGCGGGTGATGCGGCTCTGCTCAAGTCCTTCTTGCTCTATCGCACCTATCACGGCGGCGCCATGAGCCCCGTGGTGCAGACGGCATCGATTGCCGCCTGGGGCGACGAAGCCCATGTGCAGGAAAACCGCCGCCTTTATCGCGAGAAGTTTGCGCAGGTCACCCCCGTGCTGTCCAGAGTCATGGATGTGAAGCTGCCCGATGCCAGCTTCTATCTCTGGGCCGGCATTCCACCGGAGTTGGGCATGGATGATGCACAATTCGCAAAAGAGCTGTATATTCATACAGGCGTGACGGTCTTGCCGGGCAGCTACCTTGCGCGTGAGGCTCAGGGGTTCAACCCCGGCGCCAACCGCATTCGCATGGCTCTGGTGGCCGAAACGGCGGAATGCCTTGAAGCCGCGCAGCGTATTGCACAATTCATCGAATCCCGTACCCGCTGA
- the dapD gene encoding 2,3,4,5-tetrahydropyridine-2,6-dicarboxylate N-succinyltransferase: MTQQLQSIIDNAWDNRANISPSAAPKEVVDAVEHVIAELNDGKLRVATREGVGQWTVHQWIKKAVLLSFRLKDNALINGGALNFFDKVPTKFEGMSEAEIAATGVRVVPPAVARRGSFIAKGAILMPSYVNIGAYVDEGTMVDTWATVGSCAQVGKNVHLSGGVGLGGVLEPLQANPTIIEDNCFIGARSEVVEGVIVEENSVLGMGVYIGQSTPLFNRETGEITYGRVPSGSVVVSGNIPKQTKDGKDYSMYAAIIVKRVDAQTRSKTSINDLLRD, translated from the coding sequence ATGACGCAACAACTGCAATCCATCATCGACAACGCCTGGGACAACCGTGCCAATATCTCGCCTTCCGCCGCCCCCAAGGAAGTGGTGGATGCCGTGGAGCACGTGATTGCCGAGCTCAACGACGGCAAGCTGCGCGTGGCCACCCGCGAAGGTGTGGGCCAGTGGACCGTGCATCAGTGGATCAAGAAAGCGGTGCTGCTGTCCTTCCGCCTCAAGGACAATGCCCTGATCAACGGCGGTGCACTGAACTTCTTCGACAAGGTTCCCACCAAGTTCGAAGGCATGAGCGAGGCTGAAATCGCCGCCACGGGCGTGCGCGTGGTGCCTCCGGCCGTTGCCCGTCGCGGCTCCTTCATCGCCAAGGGCGCCATCCTGATGCCTTCCTATGTGAACATCGGCGCCTATGTGGACGAAGGCACCATGGTCGACACCTGGGCCACCGTGGGCTCCTGCGCCCAAGTGGGCAAGAACGTGCACCTGTCCGGCGGCGTGGGCCTGGGCGGCGTGCTTGAGCCCCTGCAAGCCAACCCCACCATCATCGAAGACAACTGCTTCATCGGCGCTCGCTCCGAAGTGGTCGAAGGCGTGATCGTGGAAGAGAATTCCGTTCTGGGCATGGGCGTTTACATCGGCCAGTCCACCCCTCTTTTCAACCGTGAAACCGGCGAAATCACCTATGGCCGAGTGCCCAGCGGCTCGGTGGTGGTCAGCGGCAATATTCCCAAGCAGACCAAGGATGGCAAGGACTACTCCATGTATGCCGCCATCATCGTCAAGCGCGTGGATGCACAGACCCGCTCCAAGACCAGCATCAACGACCTGCTGCGCGACTGA
- a CDS encoding PilT/PilU family type 4a pilus ATPase, which produces MSTMEKILRLMSEKKASDVYLSARAPALIKINGICIPINNQELPIEAPLALLSEVVKPEAIEELKQTGELNIAIPMSGIGRFRISAMRQRGSYAVVVRFISQQVPSRDSLNLPSIVSELVMEKRGLVLIVGATGSGKSTTLATMIDERNETLTGHILTVEDPIEYQFRNKKSIVNQREVGTDTSTLAIALKNALRQAPDVILIGEIRDRETMSAALAYAQSGHLCLATLHANNSYHTLNRILSFFPEEVRPSMLGELAASLKAVISQRLVRTVNGTRVPAVEVMLNTKLISDMIVKGDFGGVKEAMEKSMAEGSQTFEDALAALVRSGTIERSEALAYADSPTNLMWRMDNDVSHAATAANAPAVTDVILPGDDDMPSFTEITLDVRTA; this is translated from the coding sequence ATGAGCACCATGGAAAAAATTCTGCGTCTGATGTCCGAAAAAAAGGCCTCGGACGTCTATCTCTCGGCCCGTGCGCCAGCGCTGATCAAGATCAACGGCATCTGCATCCCCATCAACAATCAGGAGCTGCCGATCGAAGCTCCGCTGGCCTTGCTCTCCGAAGTCGTCAAGCCGGAAGCCATAGAAGAGCTCAAGCAGACGGGCGAGCTGAACATTGCCATTCCCATGAGCGGCATAGGACGTTTTCGTATCAGCGCCATGCGCCAGCGCGGCTCTTACGCAGTTGTCGTGCGCTTCATCTCGCAGCAGGTGCCCTCGCGCGACAGCCTGAACCTGCCGTCCATTGTCAGTGAGCTGGTCATGGAAAAGCGCGGCCTGGTGCTGATCGTTGGCGCCACGGGCTCGGGCAAGAGCACGACACTGGCGACGATGATCGACGAGCGCAACGAAACGCTCACCGGCCATATCCTCACGGTGGAAGACCCCATTGAATACCAGTTTCGCAACAAAAAATCCATCGTCAACCAGCGTGAGGTCGGCACCGATACCAGTACCCTAGCAATCGCACTCAAAAATGCGCTGCGCCAGGCACCCGATGTGATTCTGATCGGCGAAATCCGCGACCGCGAGACCATGTCGGCCGCACTGGCCTATGCCCAGTCCGGCCATCTATGCCTGGCGACCCTGCATGCCAACAACAGCTATCACACGCTCAATCGCATCCTGTCCTTCTTCCCCGAGGAGGTTCGCCCCAGCATGTTGGGCGAGCTGGCCGCCTCGCTCAAGGCCGTGATCTCTCAGCGCCTGGTCCGTACCGTCAACGGCACGCGCGTGCCGGCCGTGGAAGTCATGCTCAACACCAAGCTCATCAGCGACATGATCGTCAAGGGTGACTTCGGTGGCGTGAAGGAGGCCATGGAAAAATCCATGGCCGAAGGCTCGCAGACCTTCGAGGACGCACTGGCAGCCCTGGTGCGCAGTGGCACAATTGAGCGCAGTGAAGCGCTGGCCTATGCCGACTCGCCCACCAATCTGATGTGGCGCATGGATAATGACGTCAGCCACGCGGCCACTGCGGCCAACGCCCCGGCCGTCACCGATGTGATTCTGCCCGGCGATGACGATATGCCGTCCTTTACGGAAATCACCCTGGATGTCAGAACCGCCTGA
- the dapE gene encoding succinyl-diaminopimelate desuccinylase, with amino-acid sequence MSRTLQLTEQLISLPSVTPEDAGCLELLADALTPMGFTCERLDSGPADFRVKNLWAKRSPTQNQSTQDAIGSDRPVLVFAGHTDVVPPGPLKEWTSPPFVPMHRDGKLYGRGASDMKTSIAAFVVALEEFLQATPEPAFDIALLLTSDEEGPSIDGTKVVVEELRQRGERLDWCIVGEPTSVKQTGDMIKNGRRGTMSGKLTVNGVQGHIAYPQLARNPIHEALPALAELAATVWDRGNAFFPPTSWQISNIHGGTGASNVIPGHVVIDFNFRFCTESSSDSLQKRVHEILDRHGVEYSLVWTVGGQPFLTTPGTLVQAVQAAIKDETGLNTELSTTGGTSDGRFIAQICPQVIEMGPPNASIHKIDEHIAVADIEPLKNIYRKTLEQLQRQQTAAQTA; translated from the coding sequence ATGTCCCGGACACTGCAACTGACCGAGCAGCTCATCAGCCTGCCCTCCGTCACCCCCGAAGATGCTGGCTGCCTTGAGCTGCTCGCCGATGCCCTGACGCCCATGGGGTTTACCTGCGAACGCCTCGATAGCGGCCCCGCAGACTTTCGCGTAAAAAACCTGTGGGCAAAACGCTCTCCAACGCAGAATCAATCTACACAAGACGCCATCGGTTCAGATAGGCCTGTGCTGGTCTTTGCCGGCCATACCGATGTGGTGCCGCCCGGCCCGCTCAAGGAATGGACCAGTCCGCCTTTCGTGCCCATGCACCGCGACGGCAAGCTCTACGGACGTGGTGCCAGCGATATGAAGACCTCGATCGCCGCCTTTGTCGTGGCGCTGGAAGAGTTTCTGCAGGCCACGCCCGAACCCGCCTTCGACATCGCCCTGCTGCTGACCAGCGACGAGGAAGGCCCCTCGATTGACGGCACCAAGGTCGTGGTCGAAGAGCTGCGCCAACGCGGCGAGCGCCTGGACTGGTGCATTGTTGGCGAGCCTACCTCGGTCAAACAGACCGGCGACATGATCAAGAACGGCCGCCGCGGCACCATGAGCGGCAAGCTCACCGTCAACGGCGTGCAAGGCCATATCGCCTACCCGCAGCTGGCACGCAACCCCATTCACGAGGCCTTGCCCGCACTCGCCGAACTCGCGGCCACTGTCTGGGACCGCGGCAATGCGTTCTTCCCGCCCACCAGCTGGCAGATCAGCAATATCCATGGCGGTACGGGCGCCAGCAACGTCATTCCCGGCCATGTGGTGATCGACTTCAATTTCCGTTTCTGCACCGAGTCCAGTTCCGACTCCCTGCAAAAGCGCGTGCATGAAATCCTGGACCGTCATGGCGTCGAATACTCGCTGGTCTGGACCGTGGGCGGACAGCCCTTTCTGACCACGCCGGGTACCCTGGTACAGGCCGTGCAGGCCGCCATCAAGGATGAGACCGGACTGAATACCGAGCTGTCCACCACCGGCGGCACCAGCGATGGCCGCTTCATCGCCCAGATATGCCCCCAGGTCATCGAGATGGGCCCGCCCAACGCCAGCATCCACAAGATCGACGAACACATCGCCGTGGCCGATATCGAGCCGCTGAAAAACATCTACCGCAAGACTCTGGAACAACTCCAGCGCCAGCAGACCGCAGCCCAGACCGCATGA
- the prmB gene encoding 50S ribosomal protein L3 N(5)-glutamine methyltransferase — translation MSNTSTPPISGNTVAELIASGAQALKAAGVAFGHGTATAEDEAAWLVLWKLGLPLDSELTPGAPESVENQPVSLDIQAQTATLFEERIRSRKPAAYLTNEAWLVGVPFYIDERSIVPRSFIAELLADGSIDGWLSDKTVQVLDLCTGNGSLACLAAMAYPEVRVTGADISTDALAVARINVDKHGLQDRVTLLESNGMSQVPGPWDLVLCNPPYVNSDSMGKLPAEYQAEPELALAGGADGMDFIRQLLQDLPARLNKDAVVVLEIGNEKPYFEAAFPDLPVFWLDTNSGDEQVLLITEEALRHWSEGNTAALQL, via the coding sequence ATGAGCAATACCAGCACACCCCCGATCTCGGGCAACACCGTTGCCGAACTGATTGCCAGCGGCGCTCAGGCTCTCAAAGCTGCCGGCGTGGCTTTTGGCCACGGCACGGCCACGGCCGAAGACGAAGCGGCCTGGCTGGTGCTCTGGAAGCTGGGCCTGCCCCTGGACAGCGAGCTCACTCCAGGTGCTCCGGAATCCGTAGAGAATCAGCCTGTATCCCTTGATATACAAGCGCAGACAGCTACTCTTTTTGAAGAACGTATCCGCAGCCGCAAGCCCGCCGCCTATCTGACGAACGAGGCCTGGCTGGTAGGTGTGCCCTTCTACATCGACGAACGCTCCATCGTGCCGCGCAGCTTCATCGCCGAACTGCTGGCCGATGGCAGCATTGATGGCTGGCTGTCCGACAAGACCGTACAGGTGCTCGACCTATGCACCGGCAATGGCTCTCTGGCCTGCCTGGCCGCCATGGCCTATCCCGAAGTCCGGGTGACCGGTGCCGATATCTCGACCGATGCCCTGGCCGTCGCCCGTATCAATGTAGACAAGCACGGGCTGCAGGATCGCGTGACGCTGCTGGAAAGCAACGGCATGAGCCAGGTGCCCGGCCCCTGGGATCTGGTACTGTGCAACCCGCCCTATGTGAACTCGGACAGCATGGGCAAGCTGCCTGCCGAGTACCAGGCTGAGCCCGAGCTGGCCCTGGCCGGCGGCGCCGACGGCATGGACTTCATCCGCCAGCTGCTTCAGGACTTGCCTGCGCGCCTGAACAAGGACGCCGTGGTGGTGCTGGAAATCGGCAATGAAAAGCCGTACTTCGAGGCAGCCTTCCCCGATCTGCCCGTGTTCTGGCTCGACACCAATTCGGGGGATGAGCAGGTGCTGCTGATTACCGAGGAGGCGCTGCGCCACTGGTCCGAGGGCAATACCGCAGCCCTGCAACTGTAA
- a CDS encoding class I SAM-dependent methyltransferase, with protein sequence MTAIDCPSPSALRVAMARAVHQILEDEPVFADRFAVASLGSAEAAKLLRQPLVHNDVASRSLRAGIVARARWAEDCLLEAVVAGCIQYAIVGAGLDTWALRMAAQLPAVRIFELDQPAMRTWKTRLYERNGWELPSSLRQFGIDLRETGTVQGLTAAGMDLDSSVSLSILGLLVYLSDEAVEREISVLSRLATGSTIMLDYRVDEQQLSPMEQLMMQFTAQMMAAGGEPWHASSTPQRMAGLLGAAGFEVEEDLGPAQLNARFFAGRCDGLQIAGGGFRYLSAVKRD encoded by the coding sequence ATGACTGCGATTGATTGTCCCAGCCCTTCGGCCCTGCGTGTTGCCATGGCACGCGCCGTTCATCAGATTTTGGAGGACGAGCCGGTTTTCGCTGACCGTTTTGCCGTAGCCTCCCTCGGCAGCGCGGAGGCCGCAAAGCTGCTGCGTCAGCCTCTGGTGCATAACGATGTGGCTTCACGGTCGCTGCGTGCCGGCATCGTGGCCCGGGCACGATGGGCCGAAGACTGTCTGCTGGAGGCCGTGGTTGCGGGATGCATTCAGTACGCCATCGTGGGTGCAGGCCTGGATACCTGGGCCTTGCGCATGGCGGCTCAGTTGCCTGCTGTACGCATCTTTGAGCTGGATCAGCCGGCAATGCGGACCTGGAAGACTCGGCTGTATGAGCGCAATGGCTGGGAGTTGCCCTCAAGCCTGCGTCAGTTTGGCATTGATCTGCGTGAAACGGGGACTGTGCAGGGCTTGACGGCTGCCGGCATGGATCTCGATTCATCAGTCAGTCTGTCGATACTGGGCCTGCTGGTGTATTTGAGCGATGAGGCCGTCGAGCGTGAAATATCTGTACTGAGCCGTCTGGCAACAGGGTCGACCATCATGCTGGACTACAGAGTGGATGAGCAGCAGCTCAGCCCCATGGAGCAGCTGATGATGCAGTTTACGGCGCAGATGATGGCCGCAGGTGGCGAACCCTGGCATGCATCCAGCACGCCGCAGCGCATGGCGGGGCTGCTGGGCGCGGCGGGCTTCGAGGTGGAAGAAGATCTGGGGCCAGCGCAGCTCAATGCCCGCTTCTTTGCGGGGAGGTGCGATGGTCTGCAGATTGCGGGCGGCGGCTTTCGCTATCTGAGTGCAGTCAAGCGGGATTGA